The Mycolicibacterium lutetiense genome window below encodes:
- a CDS encoding cutinase family protein, which produces MVFGSLVGPVATAHAADGCADVEVVFARGTNEAPGVGATGQAFVDALTADLPGKSVDVYGVNYPASLNFGQAVDGIADASNRIQSIAATCPATQIVLGGYSQGAAVAGYTTAGSVPAGYVLPAGISGPMPASVASHVAAVALFGTPDDWVLGLADRSAPPIAIGAPYVAKTIQLCAPGDPVCFPGGLNRAAHSSYRDNGMAVQAADFAARRLGAGAPAATVVQAVGGMS; this is translated from the coding sequence ATGGTCTTCGGTTCGCTGGTCGGTCCGGTTGCCACGGCCCACGCCGCCGACGGATGCGCCGACGTCGAGGTCGTGTTCGCCCGCGGCACCAACGAGGCGCCCGGGGTGGGAGCCACCGGGCAGGCGTTCGTCGACGCGCTCACTGCCGACCTACCCGGCAAATCTGTGGACGTGTACGGGGTGAACTACCCGGCGTCACTGAACTTCGGCCAGGCTGTCGACGGGATCGCTGATGCGAGCAACCGGATCCAGTCGATCGCGGCAACGTGCCCGGCGACGCAGATCGTGCTGGGCGGTTATTCGCAGGGCGCTGCGGTGGCCGGCTACACCACCGCCGGCAGCGTGCCCGCCGGATATGTCCTGCCCGCCGGCATCAGCGGCCCGATGCCGGCATCGGTTGCCTCACACGTCGCGGCCGTGGCGCTGTTCGGAACTCCCGACGACTGGGTTCTGGGCCTGGCCGACCGAAGCGCACCACCCATCGCCATCGGTGCGCCGTACGTGGCCAAGACGATCCAGCTGTGTGCCCCCGGTGACCCGGTCTGCTTTCCCGGTGGCCTGAATCGTGCCGCCCACAGCTCCTACAGGGACAACGGTATGGCCGTCCAGGCAGCCGACTTCGCGGCCCGGCGGCTGGGCGCGGGTGCTCCGGCGGCAACCGTGGTGCAGGCCGTGGGCGGCATGAGCTAG
- a CDS encoding NAD-dependent epimerase/dehydratase family protein: MRVLVTGGTGFVGGWSAKAIADAGHSVRFLVRNPDRLHTSVAKLGVDVSDHAVGDITNRDSVMLALEGCDAVLHSAALVATDPSQTAQMMSTNMDGARNVLGGAAELGLDPIIHVSSITALFNPDVDTLEADLPVFGGTDGYGRSKAQVEIYARGMQDAGAPVNITYPGMVMGPPVGNQFGEAGEGVAAALQLGAIPGRSAAWTIVDGRDLAALHVALLEPGRGPRRYMAGGHRIPVDQLAKLLTEVGDKTMFAVPVPDTVLRVAGQVLDRMGPFLPFQTPFTEAGMQYYTQMPASDDSPSERDLGITYRDPRITLADTVAGFQGLER; this comes from the coding sequence ATGCGCGTATTGGTCACCGGCGGTACCGGGTTTGTCGGCGGGTGGAGCGCGAAAGCGATTGCGGACGCCGGTCATTCCGTTCGGTTTCTGGTGCGCAACCCGGACCGGTTGCACACCAGTGTCGCCAAGCTCGGAGTCGACGTCTCCGACCATGCCGTCGGCGACATCACCAACCGCGACTCGGTGATGCTCGCACTCGAGGGCTGCGATGCCGTCCTGCACAGTGCGGCGCTGGTCGCCACCGATCCCAGCCAGACCGCGCAGATGATGAGCACCAACATGGACGGTGCGCGGAATGTGCTCGGCGGCGCAGCAGAACTCGGCCTGGATCCGATCATCCATGTGTCGAGCATTACCGCGTTGTTCAATCCGGACGTGGACACGCTGGAAGCCGACCTGCCGGTGTTCGGCGGGACGGACGGCTACGGCCGGTCCAAGGCCCAGGTCGAGATCTATGCCCGCGGGATGCAGGACGCCGGCGCACCGGTCAACATCACCTATCCCGGCATGGTCATGGGTCCACCGGTCGGCAACCAGTTCGGTGAGGCCGGCGAGGGGGTGGCCGCCGCACTGCAACTCGGGGCGATTCCCGGTCGCAGCGCAGCGTGGACCATCGTCGACGGACGTGACCTGGCGGCCTTACATGTGGCGCTGCTCGAACCCGGTCGCGGGCCCCGCCGGTACATGGCCGGCGGTCATCGCATTCCGGTGGACCAGTTGGCCAAGCTGCTCACCGAGGTTGGCGACAAGACGATGTTCGCCGTCCCGGTTCCCGACACCGTCCTGCGCGTCGCCGGGCAGGTGCTCGACCGGATGGGTCCGTTCCTGCCGTTCCAGACGCCGTTCACGGAAGCCGGGATGCAGTACTACACGCAGATGCCGGCCTCCGACGATTCACCCAGCGAACGCGACCTCGGCATCACCTACCGCGATCCACGAATCACCCTGGCCGACACCGTTGCCGGGTTTCAGGGGCTCGAGCGCTAG
- a CDS encoding YwaF family protein produces the protein MLSQRQFTTYGPSHWAVLAVFVVGAVLAIWLGRRQTGRQSRVFGRILGALTATIYVAIFVYTLTPPSIQRSVPLQLTDLATVVGAYALWSQRQWAFVLTYYWGLVLSTQALISPVLKSPDFPHYTFLAFWSIHLLVVWAAIYLTWGRGMRPRWRDYRLAVAVTAAWAAGTMTFNGIAGTNYGFLNAKPATASLLDLMGPWPVYVLVAGTLVLVVWALMTWPWKRAA, from the coding sequence GTGCTATCGCAACGGCAATTCACGACATACGGTCCCTCACACTGGGCCGTACTCGCCGTGTTTGTCGTCGGCGCGGTGCTGGCGATCTGGCTCGGACGCCGTCAGACCGGACGTCAATCCCGGGTCTTCGGCCGTATTCTCGGCGCCCTGACGGCCACGATCTACGTCGCGATATTCGTTTACACGCTCACTCCGCCGTCGATCCAACGTTCGGTACCCCTGCAATTGACCGATCTGGCGACCGTCGTGGGTGCCTACGCGCTGTGGTCGCAGCGGCAGTGGGCGTTCGTGCTCACCTACTACTGGGGGCTGGTGCTGAGTACTCAGGCACTGATCTCGCCGGTGCTCAAGAGCCCGGACTTCCCGCACTACACTTTCCTGGCGTTCTGGTCGATTCACCTGCTGGTGGTCTGGGCCGCGATCTATTTGACCTGGGGTCGTGGGATGCGTCCCCGGTGGCGCGACTACCGATTGGCGGTGGCGGTGACCGCGGCGTGGGCAGCGGGAACCATGACGTTCAACGGAATCGCAGGCACCAACTACGGCTTCCTCAACGCCAAACCCGCCACCGCGTCGCTGCTCGACCTGATGGGGCCGTGGCCGGTCTACGTCCTGGTCGCCGGCACCCTGGTGCTGGTGGTGTGGGCGCTCATGACGTGGCCCTGGAAACGGGCCGCGTAA
- a CDS encoding metallopeptidase TldD-related protein produces the protein MIGAQQAIDIALAAADPGTETVVLVTDRADASLRWAGNSMTTNGETVSRTVTVISIVRRGEAAHVGSVRSTEVDPAVIPELVAAAQRAALASPEARDAAPPLPGFGVPADWDAPVAGTGTQVFTGIADDLAKGFAGSDQLYGYARHVMETTFVATSTGLRRRYTQPTGSVEINAKRDGASAWAGVSTADFVDVRVDSLLDELSLKLGWAERTVELPAGRYETLMPPSTVADMMIYLTWTMDGRGAQEGRTALSAPGGTRVGEKLTDLGLTLYSDPFAQSLACQPFVAVPSSSERVSIFDNGMDIGRVDWIRDGVVNALAYPRAVAAEYGTPVAVPADNLLMTGGTNELADMIAGTERGLLLTTLWYIREVDPTVLLLTGLTRDGVYLVEDGEVTAAVNNFRFNESPLDLLRRATEAGLSEITLPREWGDWATRASMPTLRIPDFHMSSVSQAQ, from the coding sequence ATGATCGGCGCACAGCAGGCCATCGACATCGCCTTGGCCGCAGCGGATCCGGGCACAGAAACTGTAGTGCTGGTGACCGATCGGGCCGATGCCTCGCTGCGGTGGGCCGGCAACTCGATGACTACCAACGGCGAGACGGTCAGCCGCACTGTCACGGTGATCTCGATCGTGCGCCGCGGCGAGGCGGCCCATGTCGGGTCGGTGCGTTCCACCGAGGTGGACCCGGCGGTGATCCCGGAGTTGGTGGCCGCTGCGCAGCGCGCGGCGCTGGCCTCGCCCGAGGCGCGGGATGCCGCACCGCCGCTGCCGGGCTTCGGGGTTCCGGCCGACTGGGATGCACCGGTGGCGGGAACGGGTACGCAGGTGTTCACCGGCATCGCCGATGACCTGGCCAAGGGTTTCGCCGGTTCCGACCAGCTCTACGGATATGCCCGCCACGTCATGGAGACCACGTTCGTGGCTACCTCGACCGGCCTGCGCCGTCGTTACACCCAGCCGACCGGGTCGGTGGAGATCAATGCCAAGCGTGACGGTGCCAGCGCCTGGGCCGGGGTGAGCACCGCGGATTTCGTTGATGTGCGGGTGGATTCGCTGCTCGACGAGTTGTCGCTCAAGTTGGGTTGGGCGGAGCGGACCGTCGAACTTCCGGCCGGCCGGTACGAGACACTGATGCCGCCCTCGACGGTGGCCGACATGATGATCTACCTGACCTGGACCATGGACGGCCGTGGGGCGCAGGAAGGGCGCACCGCACTGTCGGCACCCGGCGGGACCCGGGTGGGGGAGAAACTCACCGATCTGGGGCTGACGCTGTACTCGGACCCGTTCGCGCAGTCATTGGCCTGCCAGCCGTTCGTCGCAGTGCCGAGTTCCTCGGAGCGGGTGTCGATCTTCGACAACGGCATGGACATCGGCCGGGTGGACTGGATCCGCGACGGCGTGGTCAATGCGCTGGCCTATCCACGGGCGGTGGCTGCCGAATACGGCACACCGGTCGCGGTGCCCGCCGACAATCTGCTGATGACCGGTGGCACAAACGAATTGGCAGATATGATCGCCGGCACCGAACGCGGCCTGCTGCTGACCACACTGTGGTACATCCGCGAGGTCGACCCGACCGTGCTGCTGCTCACCGGGCTCACCCGGGACGGCGTCTACCTGGTCGAGGACGGCGAGGTGACCGCCGCGGTGAACAACTTCCGCTTCAACGAGAGTCCGCTGGACCTGCTGCGGCGCGCCACCGAGGCCGGCCTCAGCGAGATCACCCTGCCGCGCGAATGGGGCGACTGGGCAACCCGCGCGTCCATGCCGACGCTACGGATCCCGGATTTCCACATGTCCTCGGTGAGCCAGGCGCAATGA
- a CDS encoding P-loop NTPase family protein produces the protein MLTAQDPVTWEPRRIAVAGVTGSGKTTLAARLSHEFDLPYVEIDSLYHGPGWEPRPTFISDVEQFIAGDSWVIEWQYRAVRSQIVTRADTLLWLDLPTPVALRQLTRRTLRRRLGRRELWNGNIEPPLRTIFTDRDHILRWGFRTRNKLRDTIPALGSQVPHLHIVRFTRHRDVEAWLSRIAPA, from the coding sequence GTGTTGACGGCTCAAGATCCAGTGACCTGGGAGCCGCGGCGCATCGCCGTCGCCGGGGTGACGGGGTCGGGCAAGACGACTCTTGCGGCGCGACTGTCGCACGAGTTCGACCTGCCGTACGTCGAGATCGACAGTCTCTATCACGGGCCCGGCTGGGAACCCCGACCCACGTTCATCAGCGACGTCGAGCAGTTCATCGCGGGCGATTCCTGGGTGATCGAATGGCAGTACCGCGCCGTGCGCAGCCAGATCGTGACGCGCGCGGACACCCTGTTGTGGCTGGACCTGCCGACCCCGGTGGCCCTGCGCCAGTTGACGCGTCGCACCCTTCGCCGACGCCTCGGCCGCCGCGAGTTGTGGAACGGCAACATCGAACCGCCGCTGCGCACGATTTTCACCGACCGTGACCACATCTTGCGCTGGGGATTCCGGACCCGAAACAAGCTCCGCGACACCATCCCTGCGCTGGGATCGCAGGTGCCCCATCTGCACATCGTCCGCTTCACCCGCCACCGCGATGTCGAGGCCTGGCTGAGCCGCATTGCTCCCGCCTGA
- a CDS encoding TldD/PmbA family protein, translating to MTAQRRVDADFLELPRFELADAALSAAAAAGASYADLRIHRITTEIIQLRDGELEMSVVNREVGLAVRVIVDGAWGFASHAELAPEVAAETARRAVQVATTLAPLNAERIELAAEPVYTDVTWVSDYGVDPFIVPAADKIALLGDYSGRLLAADGVDHVSAGVHAVKEQSFYADSFGSSITQQRVRVMPTMEAVAVDSAAGSFETMRTLVPPMARGWEALAGDDVWDWTSELAELPTLLAEKTKAPSVVAGPTDLVIDPSNLWLTIHESIGHATEYDRAIGYEAAYAGTSFATPDKLGTMRYGSPVMNVTADRTVEFGLATVGFDDEGVQSQSWDLVRDGVFVGYQLDRVFAPRLGKARSNGCSYADSPHHVPIQRMANVSLQPGPEDLSTQDLISRVSDGIYVVGDKSWSIDMQRYNFQFTGQRFYRIRDGRLDGQLRDVAYQATTTDFWGAMEAVGGPSTWRLGGAFNCGKAQPGQVAPVSHGCPSALFRGINVLNTRTEGGR from the coding sequence GTGACAGCTCAACGACGTGTGGACGCCGACTTCCTGGAGCTGCCCCGGTTCGAGTTGGCTGACGCGGCACTGTCCGCGGCAGCCGCCGCCGGCGCCAGCTATGCCGATCTGCGGATTCACCGCATCACCACCGAGATCATCCAATTGCGCGACGGAGAGTTGGAGATGTCTGTGGTCAACCGCGAGGTGGGGTTGGCGGTGCGGGTGATCGTCGATGGCGCGTGGGGATTCGCCTCCCATGCCGAACTGGCACCCGAGGTGGCGGCCGAGACGGCCCGCCGCGCTGTGCAGGTGGCCACGACGCTCGCGCCACTGAACGCCGAGCGCATCGAGTTGGCCGCCGAGCCGGTCTACACCGATGTGACCTGGGTGTCCGATTACGGTGTCGACCCGTTCATCGTCCCCGCCGCCGACAAGATCGCGCTGCTCGGCGACTACTCCGGCCGGTTGCTGGCGGCCGACGGTGTGGACCATGTGTCGGCGGGCGTGCACGCGGTCAAGGAGCAGAGCTTCTACGCCGACAGCTTCGGATCCTCGATCACCCAGCAGCGGGTGCGGGTGATGCCGACGATGGAGGCGGTCGCCGTCGACTCGGCCGCCGGGTCGTTCGAGACCATGCGCACACTGGTCCCACCGATGGCGCGGGGCTGGGAAGCGCTGGCCGGCGACGACGTGTGGGACTGGACCTCTGAGCTGGCCGAGCTGCCGACGCTGCTGGCCGAGAAGACCAAAGCCCCGTCGGTCGTCGCCGGCCCCACCGACCTGGTGATCGACCCGTCCAACCTGTGGCTGACCATTCACGAATCCATCGGGCACGCCACCGAATACGACCGGGCGATCGGCTATGAGGCGGCCTACGCCGGGACGTCGTTCGCCACCCCGGACAAACTCGGCACCATGCGCTACGGCTCGCCCGTGATGAACGTGACTGCCGACCGCACCGTGGAATTCGGCTTGGCCACCGTCGGATTCGATGATGAAGGGGTGCAGTCCCAGAGCTGGGACCTGGTGCGCGACGGCGTCTTCGTCGGCTATCAGCTGGACCGGGTGTTCGCCCCGCGACTTGGAAAGGCCCGCTCCAACGGCTGCTCGTATGCCGACTCGCCACACCATGTCCCGATCCAGCGGATGGCCAATGTGTCGCTGCAGCCGGGGCCGGAAGATCTCAGCACGCAGGATCTGATCTCGCGGGTGTCCGACGGCATCTACGTCGTGGGCGACAAGTCCTGGTCAATCGACATGCAGCGGTACAACTTCCAGTTCACCGGCCAGCGGTTCTACCGGATTCGCGACGGCCGGCTGGACGGGCAGTTGCGCGACGTGGCGTACCAGGCCACCACGACCGATTTCTGGGGTGCGATGGAGGCTGTCGGCGGACCGTCGACCTGGCGCCTGGGTGGGGCGTTCAACTGCGGCAAGGCCCAGCCCGGGCAGGTGGCGCCGGTCAGCCACGGCTGTCCGAGCGCGCTGTTCCGCGGCATCAATGTACTGAACACCCGGACGGAGGGCGGCCGATGA
- a CDS encoding carbohydrate ABC transporter permease: MATSRVRTTALGYALVAPSLFGVVTFLLLPMLVVVWLSLQRWDLLGPIEYVGLDNWTSVLTDSSFATSLGVTLLFVLLVVPTQTVLGLIAASLLARELPGTGFFRTVYVLPWICAPLAIAVLWKWILAPTDGALSTVLGRPIEWLTDPGLALPVVSAVVVWTNVGYVTLFFLAGILNIPADVHNAARTDGATDWQRFRHITLPMLRPTMFFVLVTGIVSAAQVFDTVYALTAGGPQGRTDLVAHRIYAEAFGAAAVGRASVMAIVLFVILVGITLLQHVYFRRRISYDLT, from the coding sequence ATGGCCACCTCGCGTGTCCGCACGACCGCACTGGGGTACGCGCTTGTCGCCCCCAGCCTGTTCGGCGTCGTCACCTTTCTGTTGCTGCCCATGCTCGTCGTGGTCTGGTTGAGCCTGCAGCGGTGGGATCTACTGGGCCCGATCGAGTATGTGGGGCTGGACAATTGGACGTCGGTGCTCACCGATTCGTCGTTCGCCACCTCACTGGGGGTGACACTGCTGTTCGTGCTGCTGGTGGTGCCGACGCAGACCGTGCTGGGCCTGATCGCCGCGTCGCTACTGGCTCGGGAACTGCCGGGCACCGGATTCTTCCGCACCGTGTACGTGCTGCCGTGGATCTGTGCACCGCTGGCGATCGCGGTGTTGTGGAAATGGATCCTGGCCCCCACCGACGGTGCGCTGAGCACCGTGCTGGGCCGGCCGATCGAGTGGCTCACCGACCCCGGACTGGCGCTGCCGGTGGTGTCGGCCGTCGTGGTGTGGACCAATGTCGGCTACGTGACGCTGTTCTTCCTGGCCGGCATCCTCAACATTCCCGCCGATGTCCACAACGCCGCCCGCACCGACGGCGCGACAGACTGGCAGCGGTTCCGTCACATCACCCTGCCGATGCTGCGCCCGACCATGTTCTTCGTCCTGGTCACCGGAATCGTCAGTGCCGCGCAGGTATTCGACACCGTGTATGCCCTGACCGCGGGCGGGCCCCAGGGTCGCACCGATCTGGTGGCCCACCGGATCTATGCCGAGGCGTTCGGCGCGGCCGCGGTGGGCCGGGCCTCGGTGATGGCGATTGTGCTGTTCGTCATCCTCGTCGGCATCACGCTGCTCCAGCACGTCTACTTCCGCCGCAGGATCAGCTATGACCTCACGTAA
- a CDS encoding sulfatase-like hydrolase/transferase, whose amino-acid sequence MAELSRRTVLGGAAAAAGAAAVGFGGYELLGRRGPESAGQPNILVVIVDQMRAPQWFPDAQQLGALLPNLERLRTRSTSFGSHYSASNMCTPSRGVLTTGLYSHQTGCLYTGEGPTESTLAARFPTWGTMLRDAGYRTWWWGKWHLGSVADNTPDGLDVHGFSGGTYPSPNGAPNQGLAQDPSIVDQFAGWFDAHANEGPWCTTVSLVNPHDICWWPKNPLPEDVPHRFSAKPVNFETAEDLRRRGKPQLQIDYMNFMSPLMTGAMDYTGPEAAAQWARCLDMYLWLHQQVDTQIGRVLDILAARPDVDDNTVVVFTSDHGEYAGSHGLRGKGAAVYEESIRVPLYIRDPSGHLTPDPGDSRTQLTSSADLAPLLLTIAHGGTGWRSDSRYSYLASRADIAGIAADAAAPGRPWIAHATDDMSVEEMAALLKSPLAQKVFGAAGPPTDIPTSAPSHIVAVRTPEAKLGMYTYWKPGSMDIDTSRPIHHELYDYTTDSGVWELDNQAGHNAKQAALQALLDHEVLPELRAPLPSFLDEAQQQGWANMKELATLRGG is encoded by the coding sequence ATGGCAGAGCTCAGCAGGCGGACAGTCCTAGGTGGTGCGGCGGCGGCCGCCGGTGCAGCCGCGGTCGGATTCGGCGGTTACGAACTGCTGGGGCGGCGCGGGCCCGAATCTGCCGGGCAGCCCAACATCCTCGTCGTCATCGTCGACCAGATGCGGGCACCCCAGTGGTTCCCCGATGCGCAGCAGCTGGGCGCGCTGTTGCCGAACCTCGAGCGGTTGCGGACGCGCAGCACGTCGTTCGGCTCGCACTACAGCGCGTCGAACATGTGCACGCCGTCGCGCGGGGTGCTGACCACCGGGCTGTACTCACACCAGACCGGGTGCCTCTACACCGGCGAAGGCCCCACCGAGTCGACGCTGGCGGCCCGCTTCCCCACCTGGGGCACGATGCTGCGCGATGCCGGATACCGCACTTGGTGGTGGGGTAAATGGCACCTGGGCAGCGTGGCCGACAACACCCCCGACGGCCTGGATGTCCACGGCTTCTCCGGCGGCACCTACCCGTCCCCCAACGGCGCGCCGAATCAGGGCTTGGCGCAGGATCCTTCGATCGTCGATCAGTTCGCCGGGTGGTTCGACGCCCACGCGAACGAGGGCCCATGGTGCACCACGGTGTCCCTGGTCAATCCGCACGACATCTGCTGGTGGCCGAAAAATCCTCTGCCAGAAGATGTTCCACACCGGTTCAGTGCCAAGCCGGTGAACTTCGAGACCGCTGAGGATCTGCGCCGCCGGGGCAAACCCCAATTGCAGATCGACTACATGAACTTCATGTCGCCGTTGATGACCGGCGCGATGGACTACACCGGGCCCGAGGCGGCCGCGCAGTGGGCGCGCTGCCTGGACATGTACCTGTGGCTGCATCAACAGGTGGACACCCAGATCGGCCGGGTGCTCGACATCCTGGCGGCGCGGCCGGATGTCGACGACAACACCGTCGTCGTGTTCACCTCCGACCACGGCGAGTACGCGGGGTCGCACGGCCTGCGTGGCAAGGGCGCCGCGGTCTACGAAGAGAGCATCCGGGTGCCGCTCTACATCCGCGACCCGTCGGGTCACCTGACACCCGACCCCGGCGACAGCCGCACCCAGCTGACTTCCAGCGCCGACCTGGCTCCGCTCTTGCTGACCATCGCGCACGGTGGCACGGGCTGGCGGTCCGACTCCCGCTACTCCTACCTGGCGAGCCGCGCCGACATCGCCGGGATCGCCGCCGATGCGGCGGCTCCGGGCCGGCCGTGGATCGCGCACGCCACCGACGACATGTCGGTGGAGGAGATGGCGGCCTTGCTGAAATCACCGCTCGCACAGAAGGTGTTCGGCGCAGCCGGCCCACCGACAGACATCCCGACCTCCGCACCAAGCCACATCGTCGCCGTGCGTACCCCCGAAGCCAAGCTCGGCATGTACACGTACTGGAAACCCGGCAGCATGGACATCGACACCTCGCGGCCCATCCACCACGAGTTATACGACTACACAACCGATTCAGGAGTCTGGGAGCTGGACAACCAGGCCGGCCACAACGCCAAGCAGGCCGCCCTGCAGGCGCTGCTCGACCATGAGGTGCTGCCCGAACTGCGCGCGCCGCTGCCGAGTTTCCTCGATGAGGCGCAGCAGCAGGGGTGGGCGAACATGAAGGAGCTCGCGACGCTGAGGGGCGGCTGA
- a CDS encoding ABC transporter substrate-binding protein translates to MRRSTLAAAGLALTMAVLLVAAVLLGHTTEPEGRTVVTVRLWDPQVAAAYRESFAEFTREHPDIDVRVNTVAYSSYFDSLRTDVAGGSADDIFWLSNAYLAGYADNGRLLDIGQTLGANAARAWEPSVVNQFTRNDALWAVPQLTDAGIAVYFNADLLDASGVDLAELTTLRWSNGPDDTLRSLAARLTVDEQGRTAGTEGFDPGRIRQWGYNAANDLQGIYLNYIGSAGGIFTIGDRFAFDNPQAVEAFTYLVRMINDDHVAPPASATNSNGDFSRNTFLQGRMALFQSGTYNLAAIANQARFRWGVVMLPTGPKGRVSVTNGIAAAANSATRHPGSVREVLAWMGSKQGSEFLGVKGAAIPAVLAAQPVYHDYWKARGVDVSPFFRVLRGPRIPAPGAAGFPAGYQALQPYFDEMFLGRRDVEKSLADAQWAANTAAAR, encoded by the coding sequence ATGAGGCGCTCCACGCTGGCGGCCGCCGGCCTGGCATTGACCATGGCCGTCCTGCTGGTCGCTGCCGTCCTGCTCGGCCACACGACCGAACCCGAAGGTCGCACCGTGGTGACCGTGCGGCTGTGGGACCCGCAGGTGGCGGCCGCCTACCGGGAGTCGTTCGCAGAGTTCACCCGCGAGCATCCTGACATCGACGTGCGGGTCAACACCGTCGCCTACTCGTCCTACTTCGACAGCCTGCGCACCGATGTGGCAGGCGGCAGTGCCGATGACATCTTCTGGCTGTCCAATGCCTACCTGGCCGGGTACGCCGACAACGGCCGGCTGCTCGACATCGGACAGACGTTGGGCGCCAACGCCGCCCGAGCCTGGGAACCCTCGGTGGTCAACCAGTTCACCCGCAATGACGCCCTGTGGGCCGTTCCGCAACTGACCGACGCCGGTATCGCGGTGTATTTCAACGCCGACCTGCTCGACGCCTCCGGGGTGGACCTCGCCGAACTGACCACGCTGCGCTGGTCGAACGGACCCGACGACACCCTGCGGTCGCTGGCCGCCAGGCTCACCGTCGACGAGCAGGGCCGCACAGCCGGCACCGAGGGTTTCGACCCCGGTCGGATCCGGCAGTGGGGCTACAACGCCGCCAACGACCTTCAGGGCATCTACCTCAACTACATCGGCTCGGCGGGTGGCATCTTCACCATCGGCGATCGATTCGCCTTCGACAACCCGCAGGCCGTCGAGGCGTTCACGTATCTGGTACGGATGATCAACGACGATCACGTCGCCCCACCGGCCTCGGCCACCAACAGCAACGGGGACTTCTCCCGCAACACCTTCCTGCAAGGCCGAATGGCGCTGTTCCAGTCCGGCACCTACAACCTGGCGGCCATCGCGAACCAGGCCCGGTTCCGGTGGGGCGTGGTCATGCTGCCCACCGGCCCCAAAGGTCGAGTCAGTGTCACCAATGGCATTGCCGCAGCGGCCAACTCGGCGACCCGCCACCCGGGTTCGGTGCGGGAGGTGCTGGCGTGGATGGGCAGCAAACAGGGCAGCGAGTTCCTCGGGGTGAAAGGCGCCGCCATCCCGGCCGTGCTGGCCGCCCAACCCGTCTACCACGACTACTGGAAAGCGCGCGGGGTGGACGTCAGCCCGTTCTTCCGGGTGCTGCGGGGTCCGCGGATCCCGGCGCCGGGAGCGGCCGGCTTCCCGGCCGGATATCAGGCCCTCCAGCCCTATTTCGACGAGATGTTCCTGGGCCGACGCGATGTCGAGAAGTCCCTGGCCGACGCTCAATGGGCCGCCAATACGGCAGCCGCACGCTGA
- a CDS encoding carbohydrate ABC transporter permease, translating into MTSRNALIYVGLLLGAVITLLPFGLGLLTSFTSAEQFATDPPLSPPAPPTLENYVGLSDAGFGRAIVVTALMTAVILLGQLVFSVLAAYAFARLRFPGRDALFWIYIATLMVPATVTVVPLYLMMAEAGLRNTFWALVLPFMFGSPYAIFLLREYFRSIPDDLINAARLDGAHTLDVIMHVVVPASRPILVTLALITVVSQWNNFLWPLVITSGSKWQVLTVATAGLQTQYNAQWTLVMAATTVAIVPLIVLFIAFSRNIVRSIVVTGIK; encoded by the coding sequence ATGACCTCACGTAACGCACTGATCTACGTGGGCCTTCTGCTCGGCGCGGTGATCACGCTGCTGCCCTTCGGCCTCGGGTTGCTCACCTCCTTCACCTCGGCCGAGCAGTTCGCCACCGATCCCCCGCTATCACCGCCCGCGCCGCCGACGTTGGAGAACTACGTCGGGTTGTCCGACGCCGGATTCGGTCGCGCCATCGTGGTGACCGCGTTGATGACCGCCGTGATCCTGCTCGGTCAACTGGTGTTCTCAGTGCTGGCCGCCTATGCCTTTGCCCGGCTGCGGTTCCCCGGCCGCGACGCCCTGTTCTGGATCTACATCGCGACGCTGATGGTGCCTGCGACGGTGACCGTGGTGCCGCTGTACCTGATGATGGCCGAGGCGGGATTGCGCAATACCTTCTGGGCGCTGGTGCTGCCGTTCATGTTCGGCTCGCCGTACGCGATCTTCTTGCTGCGCGAGTACTTTCGATCGATTCCCGACGATCTGATCAACGCGGCCCGCCTCGACGGCGCCCACACCCTGGACGTGATCATGCACGTGGTGGTGCCGGCCAGCCGGCCGATCCTCGTGACCCTGGCATTGATCACCGTGGTGAGCCAGTGGAACAACTTCCTGTGGCCGTTGGTGATCACGAGCGGCAGCAAGTGGCAGGTGCTCACGGTCGCGACGGCCGGGCTGCAGACGCAGTACAACGCGCAGTGGACGCTGGTGATGGCGGCCACCACGGTCGCGATCGTCCCGCTGATCGTGTTGTTCATCGCGTTCTCGCGCAACATCGTCCGTTCGATCGTGGTGACGGGAATCAAATGA